Genomic DNA from Thermus amyloliquefaciens:
CCTCCGCCTGCCGCACGGAAAGCCCCTTATCCAGGATCTCCCTCAGGCCCCAAAGCCGGTCCTCGGGCTCCAGCATGAGCAAGGCCCGGGCGTGGCCCGCGCTGATGCGCCCCTCCTCCAAGGCCTGAAGCACCTCCTCTGGCAGGTGCAAAAGCCTCAGGGCGTTGGCCACCGTGGAGCGGGCCTTGCCCACCCGCCTGGCCACCTCCTCCTGGGTAAGGCCCAGGTCCAAGAGGGCCTGGTAACCCCGGGCCTCCTCCAGGGGGGTGAGGTCCTCCCGCTGCAGGTTTTCCACCAGGGCCACCTCCATGGCCTCCTGGTCGGTGAGGTCGCGGATGACGACGGGGACCTCCCTTAGGCCCGCCAGCTCCGCCGCCCGAAGGCGCCTCTCCCCGGCCACCAGCTCGTACCCCTCCCCCTTGGGGCGCACCAAGAGGGGCTGGAGAAGGCCCTTCTCCCGGATGGAGGCGGCCAGCTCCTCCAGGCCTTCCTGGGAAAACCTCCTCCGCGGCTGGTGGGGATTGGGCCGGATGGCCGAAAGGGGGAGGCGGACCACGCCTCCGGTTCCCTTGGGCAGGAGGGCCTCGAGGCCCCTTCCTAAGCCGCTAGCCTTCTTGGACACGGGCGATCACCTCCTCGGCCAGGCGGCGGTAGGCGTGGGCCCCAGGGGAGGTGGGCGCATGCTGGGCGATGGTCCTGCCAAAGCTGGGGGCCTCCGCCAGGCGCACGTTGCGGGGCACCACCGTCCAGAACACCTTCTCCCCGAAGTGGGCCCGAAGCTGGGCCTCCACCTGCTGGGACAAGAGGGTGCGGCCGTCGTACATGGTGATGAGGATGCCCAGCAGGCGAAGGCCCGGGTTCAGCCGGGTGCGCACCTCATCCAGGGTGGAGAGCAACCCCGCCACCCCTTCCAGGGCGTAATACTCCGCCTGCACCGGGACCACCACCCCATGGGCCGCCGCCAGGGCGCTCAGGGTAAGGGCGGAGAGGCTGGGTGGCACGTCCAGAAGGGTGATCTCGTACCCCTCGTCCCGTAAGGCCTCCCCCAGGGCCGTGGGCCTTTCCAGGAGTTCCACCGTGGCCCCCACCAGCTCCGGGGTGGCCGGTAGGAGGGAAAAGCCGTCCACGGAATGCACCAAGGCCTCCA
This window encodes:
- a CDS encoding ParB/RepB/Spo0J family partition protein yields the protein MSKKASGLGRGLEALLPKGTGGVVRLPLSAIRPNPHQPRRRFSQEGLEELAASIREKGLLQPLLVRPKGEGYELVAGERRLRAAELAGLREVPVVIRDLTDQEAMEVALVENLQREDLTPLEEARGYQALLDLGLTQEEVARRVGKARSTVANALRLLHLPEEVLQALEEGRISAGHARALLMLEPEDRLWGLREILDKGLSVRQAEALRERLVRGERKVQEPSPLSLELSRHLGLPVRVVGGRKGKVVIHYRSLEELEALLARLGYQA
- the soj gene encoding chromosome-partitioning ATPase Soj; translated protein: MLGSKVLRRIALVNQKGGVGKTTTAINLAAYLARMGKRVLLVDLDPQMNATSGLGLRPERGVYQLLQGEPLEALVHSVDGFSLLPATPELVGATVELLERPTALGEALRDEGYEITLLDVPPSLSALTLSALAAAHGVVVPVQAEYYALEGVAGLLSTLDEVRTRLNPGLRLLGILITMYDGRTLLSQQVEAQLRAHFGEKVFWTVVPRNVRLAEAPSFGRTIAQHAPTSPGAHAYRRLAEEVIARVQEG